The Desulfuromonas versatilis genome has a segment encoding these proteins:
- the rimO gene encoding 30S ribosomal protein S12 methylthiotransferase RimO: protein MALKKQKVALVSLGCPKNLVDAEVMLGHLPADRFEIITDEAKADIIIVNTCSFIKEAKEESVETILEVADFKKNGNCRKLVVSGCLPQRYQDELARELPEVDLFMGTGDAPRIVELLDADLEGERLPLAVGMADYLYDHTTPRVKSSPFYSTYVKIAEGCANHCSYCIIPQLRGTLRSRSIASVVAEVQRLVAEGVKEVNLIAQDVTAYGADREDGARLEDLLGELVKIEGLQWLRLLYAYPDGISDELIELIASEEKICKYLDVPLQHVDDSILAMMNRRVDQAAIRGLLDRLRRRIPEITLRTSFIVGFPGETESQFERLLDFVNEGHFERVGVFRYSREEGTAAAELESQVPERIKKSRYQKLMKAQKRVSFRKNRALVGNTEPVLIEGYSEETDLLLRGRSIRQAPDVDGQVYVTAGHADIGSIVALRITDSSDYDLIGEIVES from the coding sequence ATCGCCTTGAAAAAACAGAAAGTCGCACTGGTCAGCCTCGGCTGTCCGAAAAACCTGGTGGACGCCGAGGTGATGCTCGGGCATCTGCCCGCCGACCGCTTCGAGATCATCACCGACGAGGCCAAGGCCGACATCATCATCGTCAACACCTGCTCCTTCATCAAGGAAGCCAAGGAGGAGTCGGTGGAAACCATCCTCGAGGTGGCCGACTTCAAGAAGAATGGGAACTGCCGCAAGCTGGTGGTCAGCGGCTGCCTGCCCCAGCGCTACCAGGACGAGCTCGCCCGCGAGCTGCCCGAGGTCGACCTGTTCATGGGGACCGGCGATGCGCCGCGCATCGTCGAGCTGCTCGATGCCGACCTTGAGGGCGAGCGGCTGCCGCTGGCGGTGGGCATGGCCGATTACCTCTACGACCACACCACGCCGCGGGTCAAGTCCTCCCCCTTCTACTCGACCTACGTCAAGATCGCCGAGGGCTGCGCCAACCACTGCTCCTACTGCATCATCCCGCAGCTGCGCGGCACCCTGCGCTCGCGCAGCATCGCCTCGGTGGTTGCCGAGGTGCAAAGGCTGGTCGCCGAAGGGGTCAAGGAGGTCAACCTGATCGCCCAGGACGTGACCGCCTACGGCGCCGACCGCGAGGACGGGGCGCGCCTCGAGGACCTGCTGGGCGAGCTGGTCAAGATCGAGGGGCTGCAGTGGCTGCGCCTGCTGTACGCTTACCCCGACGGCATCAGCGACGAGCTGATCGAGCTGATCGCCAGCGAGGAGAAGATCTGCAAGTACCTCGACGTGCCGCTGCAGCACGTGGACGATAGCATTCTCGCCATGATGAACCGGCGGGTGGACCAGGCGGCGATCCGCGGCCTGCTCGACCGGCTGCGCCGGCGGATCCCCGAAATCACCCTGCGCACCTCATTCATCGTCGGCTTTCCCGGGGAGACCGAGTCCCAGTTCGAGCGGTTGCTCGATTTCGTCAACGAGGGGCACTTCGAGCGGGTCGGGGTGTTCCGCTACTCCCGCGAGGAGGGGACCGCCGCGGCGGAGCTGGAAAGCCAGGTCCCTGAGCGGATCAAGAAGAGCCGCTACCAGAAGCTGATGAAGGCGCAGAAACGGGTCTCCTTCCGCAAGAACCGGGCCCTGGTAGGCAATACCGAGCCGGTGCTCATCGAGGGCTACAGCGAGGAGACCGACCTGCTGCTGCGCGGCCGCAGCATCCGCCAGGCTCCCGACGTCGACGGCCAGGTCTATGTCACCGCCGGCCACGCCGACATCGGCTCTATCGTGGCGCTGCGCATCACCGATTCCTCGGATTACGACCTGATCGGCGAAATCGTCGAATCCTGA
- a CDS encoding chemotaxis protein CheC, whose translation MTFTHLTETQLDALKEISNIGMGHAATALSQMIGDTVHLRVPRITVSEIGAVPDLLGGPEKVVVGITLQVLGDARGNILLVFPRESVTLLLSRLVRKEFRESELDELSTSTLKEVGNILSSAYLSALGSLLHMTLIPSIPLLAFDMAGAVVDNILIELSEAGELALIVETDFWGDRPDQEPIKGHFLLLPDPHTLDVILEAVGGEG comes from the coding sequence ATGACCTTTACCCATCTGACCGAGACGCAGCTTGACGCGCTCAAGGAAATCAGCAACATCGGCATGGGCCATGCGGCCACCGCCCTGTCGCAGATGATCGGGGACACCGTGCACCTGCGGGTTCCGCGGATCACCGTCAGCGAGATCGGCGCGGTTCCCGACCTGCTGGGCGGTCCGGAAAAGGTGGTGGTGGGGATCACCCTGCAGGTGCTCGGCGACGCCCGGGGCAACATCCTGCTGGTCTTTCCCCGGGAAAGCGTCACCCTGCTGCTGTCCCGGCTGGTGCGCAAGGAGTTTCGGGAGTCCGAGCTGGATGAGCTGAGCACCTCCACCCTCAAGGAGGTCGGCAACATCCTTTCCTCGGCCTATCTCAGCGCCCTGGGCAGCCTGCTGCACATGACCCTGATCCCCTCGATCCCCCTGCTGGCTTTTGACATGGCGGGTGCCGTTGTGGACAATATCCTCATCGAACTGAGCGAGGCGGGGGAGCTGGCCCTGATCGTGGAGACCGATTTCTGGGGCGACCGGCCGGATCAGGAGCCGATCAAGGGGCATTTCCTGCTGCTGCCCGATCCCCATACCCTGGATGTCATTCTCGAGGCCGTGGGAGGGGAGGGATGA
- a CDS encoding chemotaxis protein CheD produces MTPQLRVGISELQVAQAPAELATFGLGSCLGIVLYDPGQKVGGLAHTLLPAPRQGREEARPSKFVSTAIGLMLEQLEELGAARERIWAKIIGGANMFESLHPSPEEGIGARNARCARELLAALGVPLLAEDVGGNYGRTVFFDLASGQVLVRSVRGGEKIITL; encoded by the coding sequence ATGACCCCGCAGCTCAGGGTGGGAATATCCGAACTGCAGGTTGCGCAGGCCCCGGCCGAACTGGCCACCTTCGGCCTGGGCTCCTGTCTGGGGATCGTGCTCTACGACCCGGGGCAGAAGGTCGGTGGCCTCGCCCACACCCTGCTTCCCGCACCCCGGCAGGGGCGGGAGGAGGCGCGGCCGAGCAAGTTCGTCAGCACCGCCATTGGCCTCATGCTTGAGCAGCTCGAAGAACTGGGTGCCGCGCGGGAGCGGATCTGGGCCAAGATCATCGGCGGCGCCAACATGTTCGAATCGCTCCACCCCAGCCCCGAAGAGGGGATCGGCGCCCGCAACGCCCGCTGTGCCAGGGAGCTGCTTGCCGCCCTGGGGGTTCCCCTGCTCGCCGAGGATGTCGGCGGCAATTACGGGCGCACGGTGTTCTTCGACCTCGCCAGCGGCCAGGTGCTGGTGCGCTCGGTGCGCGGCGGGGAAAAGATCATCACTCTTTAA
- a CDS encoding FAD:protein FMN transferase, whose protein sequence is MPFNRPFIVVLLLLIVAVFSFQRWGGEGRGEVRRSRIIMGTVVEITALGEDQDALEAAVNDAFAEMSRIEGLMSPHLPGSDVARLAGPVSSLEVSPDTAAVLTLGLQVARVSGGAFDMTLGRLKELWGVETENPRVPAAGDIAEALQGTGLEALRLDGTRVEKGAVDLAVDLGGIAKGYAVDRAAAVLKNAGIERASINAGGDLRLLGDHQGRPWRIGIQHPRQDQVMLATLALADTAVVTSGDYERFFEKDGRRYHHLFDPRTGYPSAASQSVTVVADSAMLADALATAAFVLGPEAGLALLEQFPGAEGMVVGADGVPHPSPGLKERLSWP, encoded by the coding sequence TTGCCCTTCAATCGCCCTTTTATTGTTGTTTTGCTGCTGTTGATCGTCGCCGTCTTTTCCTTCCAGCGCTGGGGGGGGGAGGGTCGCGGCGAGGTGCGCCGTAGCCGCATCATCATGGGGACGGTGGTGGAAATTACCGCCCTGGGCGAAGATCAGGACGCTCTCGAGGCGGCGGTCAATGACGCCTTCGCCGAGATGAGCCGCATCGAGGGGCTGATGTCTCCCCATCTCCCGGGCAGCGACGTCGCCCGCCTGGCCGGGCCGGTCTCCTCCCTGGAGGTCTCGCCGGATACCGCCGCGGTCCTCACCCTGGGACTGCAGGTGGCCAGGGTCAGCGGGGGGGCCTTCGACATGACCCTGGGCCGGCTCAAGGAGCTGTGGGGGGTGGAGACGGAGAATCCCCGCGTCCCTGCGGCGGGCGATATCGCCGAGGCCCTGCAGGGAACCGGGCTCGAGGCCCTGCGTCTGGACGGGACCCGGGTGGAGAAAGGGGCCGTCGACCTGGCCGTCGATCTCGGTGGTATCGCCAAGGGCTATGCCGTCGACCGGGCGGCGGCGGTGCTGAAAAACGCCGGCATCGAGCGTGCCTCGATCAATGCCGGCGGCGACCTGCGCCTGCTTGGCGACCACCAGGGACGCCCCTGGCGGATCGGGATTCAGCACCCGCGCCAGGATCAGGTCATGCTCGCCACCCTGGCGCTGGCCGACACCGCGGTGGTCACTTCGGGGGACTACGAGCGGTTTTTCGAGAAGGACGGCAGGCGCTACCATCACCTCTTCGATCCCCGCACCGGTTACCCGTCCGCAGCCAGCCAGAGCGTCACCGTGGTGGCCGACAGCGCCATGTTGGCCGACGCTCTGGCCACGGCGGCCTTCGTGCTGGGGCCCGAGGCCGGGCTGGCCCTTCTGGAACAGTTCCCCGGCGCCGAAGGGATGGTGGTGGGCGCCGACGGGGTGCCCCACCCCTCGCCGGGGCTGAAGGAGCGGCTGTCGTGGCCCTGA
- a CDS encoding YajQ family cyclic di-GMP-binding protein produces MPSFDIVSKVDMQEIDNAVNQARKEIEQRYDFKGTHNEIELEKEAMVILAADDYKLQAVVDILKGKLVRRNVSPKCLDFGKKEPASAGAVRQRVAIVQGISKDKGKEIIKLIKDSKLKVQPQIMEDQVRVTGKQIDDLQQVIQLLKGQDLGVELQFVNMRS; encoded by the coding sequence ATGCCCAGCTTTGACATTGTTTCCAAGGTCGACATGCAGGAGATCGACAACGCCGTCAACCAGGCCCGCAAGGAGATCGAGCAGCGCTACGATTTCAAGGGGACCCACAACGAGATCGAGCTGGAAAAGGAAGCCATGGTCATCCTGGCCGCCGACGACTACAAGCTGCAGGCGGTGGTGGACATCCTCAAGGGGAAGCTGGTGCGGCGCAACGTCTCGCCCAAGTGCCTCGATTTCGGCAAGAAGGAGCCGGCTTCCGCCGGCGCCGTGCGCCAGCGGGTGGCCATCGTGCAGGGGATTTCCAAGGACAAGGGCAAGGAGATCATCAAGCTGATCAAGGACTCCAAGCTCAAGGTCCAGCCCCAGATCATGGAGGACCAGGTGCGGGTCACCGGCAAGCAGATCGACGACCTGCAGCAGGTCATCCAGCTGCTCAAGGGCCAGGACCTGGGGGTCGAGCTGCAGTTCGTGAATATGAGATCGTAA
- a CDS encoding LolA family protein — MKRLCILSLALLLAAPSLLLAQKGESIGLSEVVATLEGPFRSGGDPQAAIHDFQGDFFQESRIVSLDRLQRGRGRVSVKFDRDRGDLVPRALFRWEYDQPTTQEIVSDGSTIWVYLPENRQVIRSEIDFTSQARANDPVTFLTGLGNLSRDFLITWASPNQDLVGNWVLELRPRRVSPMIERMQVVVAREAVLAKSRSGQTGSVFPILSTLVYDPSGNSTLIEFSNVRVNRGLSAGQFNFILPAGVEVLRPTGAEMGF; from the coding sequence ATGAAGCGGCTTTGCATTCTTTCCCTCGCCCTGCTGCTGGCGGCGCCTTCGCTGCTGCTCGCCCAGAAGGGCGAGTCCATCGGCCTGAGCGAGGTTGTTGCCACCCTGGAGGGTCCCTTCCGCAGCGGCGGTGACCCGCAGGCGGCGATCCACGATTTCCAGGGGGATTTCTTCCAGGAGTCGCGCATCGTTTCCCTCGACCGGCTGCAGCGCGGCCGCGGCCGCGTCTCGGTGAAATTTGACCGGGACCGCGGCGACCTGGTGCCCCGCGCCCTGTTCCGCTGGGAATACGACCAGCCGACCACCCAGGAGATCGTCTCGGACGGCAGCACCATCTGGGTCTACCTGCCGGAGAACCGCCAGGTGATCCGCTCGGAAATCGATTTCACCTCCCAGGCCCGGGCCAACGACCCGGTCACCTTCCTGACCGGACTGGGCAACCTCTCCCGGGATTTTCTGATCACCTGGGCTTCGCCGAACCAGGATCTGGTCGGCAACTGGGTGCTCGAGCTGCGCCCGCGTCGGGTATCGCCGATGATCGAGCGGATGCAGGTGGTGGTCGCCCGCGAGGCGGTGCTCGCCAAATCCCGGTCGGGGCAGACGGGGAGCGTCTTCCCGATTCTCTCGACCCTGGTCTACGACCCCAGCGGCAACAGCACGCTCATCGAGTTCAGCAATGTCCGGGTCAACCGCGGGCTCTCCGCGGGCCAGTTCAATTTCATCCTGCCCGCCGGCGTCGAGGTGCTGCGCCCCACCGGCGCGGAGATGGGCTTTTAA
- a CDS encoding chemotaxis protein CheA: protein MDMSKYREMFLSESREHLKKMSRLLIALEKNPADREGIDALFREAHSVKGMAASMGYERTAELAHHLEDLMDGFRSTGAVPPPAVDHMLEGLDLLEGLLGDVAAEHPEREVAGFIAGQGKTSPAPAADPPPRGREQAKAPAVEPEGKAETRGAEAARSWRIVATFAEGTVAPAARALLALRGLAALGTVTHSEPGEEALKKGASPRALEVRLQSGRAAEEIEKTLQAMSDIAEVSLVEVVEPAAAARTPRRGEGHRTVRVRTDLLDTFINLTGELLTSRYMLQAAAQAERWKDLSGGLDQLARLVTDLHHHVLQVRMTPLESITGRLPRLVRDLERKTGKQVALRIEGEEVELDRAILEELADPLVHMVRNAVDHGIEERGEVQVRATREKDLVLLEVADNGRGMDPEAIRRKAQERGLLSAAQARGMRERDLLQLVCHPGFSTAEQVTETSGRGVGMDVVKSAVESLGGSLEIQSQQGRGSRMLVKLPLSVAIIQILLVESDGFLVGLPITKVQRTLEVTREEIRSSGRQLVIRLGDEMLPLLSLRKILRQPNRPFGGGIQIVVSEIRGRRVGLVVDRLAGQREVFVKALEYPLNRLPGVSGATVLGDGSILFIIDPQTMLDERPAGVSAAAPGEAR, encoded by the coding sequence ATGGACATGTCCAAATACCGCGAGATGTTCCTGAGCGAATCCAGAGAGCATCTCAAGAAGATGAGCCGCCTGCTCATCGCCCTGGAGAAGAACCCCGCCGACCGCGAGGGGATCGACGCCCTGTTCAGGGAGGCCCATTCGGTCAAGGGGATGGCCGCCTCCATGGGCTATGAGCGCACCGCCGAACTGGCTCATCACCTGGAAGACCTGATGGACGGCTTCCGCTCCACCGGCGCCGTTCCGCCGCCGGCGGTCGACCACATGCTCGAAGGGCTCGACCTGCTCGAAGGCCTGCTCGGGGATGTCGCTGCCGAGCATCCGGAGCGGGAGGTGGCGGGGTTTATCGCCGGGCAGGGCAAGACTTCGCCGGCGCCCGCCGCCGATCCGCCTCCCAGGGGCCGGGAACAGGCCAAAGCTCCGGCCGTGGAGCCCGAGGGGAAGGCGGAAACCCGGGGCGCCGAGGCGGCGCGCAGCTGGCGGATCGTTGCGACCTTCGCCGAAGGGACGGTGGCCCCGGCCGCCCGGGCACTGCTGGCCCTGCGGGGTCTGGCTGCGCTCGGCACGGTGACCCACAGCGAGCCGGGCGAGGAGGCCTTGAAAAAGGGGGCTTCGCCCAGGGCCCTCGAGGTGCGGCTGCAAAGTGGCCGCGCAGCCGAAGAGATCGAAAAAACCCTCCAGGCGATGAGCGACATCGCCGAGGTGAGCCTGGTGGAGGTGGTGGAGCCTGCCGCGGCCGCCCGGACCCCACGCCGCGGCGAAGGCCACCGCACGGTGCGGGTTCGCACCGATCTGCTGGACACCTTTATCAACCTGACCGGAGAACTGCTCACCAGCCGCTACATGCTGCAGGCCGCTGCCCAGGCCGAGCGCTGGAAGGATCTGAGCGGCGGGCTCGACCAACTCGCCAGGCTGGTCACCGATCTGCACCACCACGTGCTGCAGGTGCGAATGACCCCGCTGGAGAGCATCACCGGACGCCTGCCCCGCCTGGTGCGGGACCTGGAGCGCAAGACCGGCAAGCAGGTCGCCCTGCGCATCGAGGGCGAGGAAGTCGAGCTGGACCGGGCGATCCTTGAGGAGCTGGCCGATCCGCTGGTGCACATGGTGCGCAACGCCGTCGACCACGGCATCGAGGAGCGCGGCGAGGTCCAGGTGCGGGCCACCAGGGAAAAGGACCTGGTGCTGCTCGAGGTAGCCGACAACGGACGTGGCATGGATCCGGAGGCGATCCGCCGCAAGGCCCAGGAGCGCGGTCTGCTCTCAGCGGCCCAGGCCCGCGGGATGCGCGAGCGCGACCTGCTGCAGCTGGTCTGCCACCCGGGGTTTTCCACCGCCGAGCAGGTGACCGAGACCTCCGGGCGCGGCGTCGGAATGGACGTGGTCAAGTCGGCCGTGGAGAGCCTCGGCGGTTCTCTGGAGATCCAGTCCCAGCAGGGCCGGGGCAGCCGGATGCTGGTCAAGCTCCCCCTGTCGGTGGCCATCATCCAGATCCTGCTGGTGGAATCGGACGGCTTCCTGGTCGGGCTGCCGATCACCAAGGTGCAACGCACCCTGGAAGTGACCCGGGAGGAGATCCGCTCCAGCGGCCGCCAGCTGGTCATCCGGCTGGGGGACGAAATGCTACCTCTGCTCTCCCTGCGCAAGATCCTGCGCCAGCCGAACCGCCCCTTCGGGGGAGGGATCCAGATCGTGGTGAGCGAAATCCGCGGGCGGCGCGTCGGCCTGGTGGTCGATCGGCTGGCCGGCCAGCGCGAAGTCTTCGTCAAGGCCCTGGAGTACCCCCTGAACCGGCTGCCTGGCGTGAGCGGCGCCACGGTGCTTGGCGACGGCAGCATCCTGTTCATCATCGATCCGCAAACCATGCTCGACGAACGGCCTGCAGGCGTATCGGCGGCCGCCCCGGGAGAAGCCCGATGA